GCAGCTTCTTTTAACTTCTGAATACTTTGTGGTTTATGGCGATCACTCCAAAGAATACTTAACGTATTTTTTTTATCTAAAGCTTCTATGTATTCTTGGCTTACTTCTTTATCTATATCATTAATCATCGCAAGACCAATCACTTTTTTACCCGTTAAACGTTCTCTGACTTTTTGAATATCTTCCCATGTAAATAAAAATTGCGGCAAATTCATCTTATTCACTGAATTAAACGCTTTAATTACAATTTCAGTTTTACGATATGCAATTTGGAAATCAAAAGTAAATTCAAGACCAACACTTCCCTTAGATATAAAATGGGATGTATAGATTAAGTCTTGTTCATCCAAAAATGATTTTACATCATCTTTAAAAACAGAATTTACAGTTTGCTTGCTAAGAGAAAATAAATCATTCGCTTCTGATATGGCAGATAATAAATTCAATTTTTTCTGTGGAAAATTTAATTCATTCGTTTCAACAAGCAATTCTTGATTTTTTATAGAAATACCATAATTCAATAATATATTTTCTAAAAATTCTTTTCTTTTCGGAGAACGAGAAAACGATACTCCGTAATAATCTAAATTTTTTAAAGTATTTCCATCATCTGATAAAAGGATTTTCCCATTGTCTTTTTTTGCATAAATTTCTATAGAATCATTAAACATATTTAGAAATGGAGTGCTAATCGTTACCCAACCCGTAGTTGATTGTGTAATAATAGTTTTCTCTTTTAAAAAAGTATAGTATTCATCCATTAAATCTTTCATCCAATTCATAGGTTCATCCTCCTTTGAAATTCTAAATTAAGTTTAGTCGTTACGTTTATCAGTCTACTAAAAGATTCGACAGATAAAAATATATCATCATAGGTTTTAATTTCCTTCACAGGAAAATCATCTAATTCTAAAGGAATTGCCCATTTCAAAGCAAACCCTTCAATATAATGATGAATATGACCGGGGTAATTATCTAGCCATTGTCCAGTAAACGGTCGAAACTTTTCTGGAACTTTGTCTGTCACTTTTTCAGGATTCTTATGCCTGCTATTATAATCAATCCGAAGCAAGGTATGTGTTCATCATCTTCTTGAAAATGCAAAGTAAATTTAAAAGCTTTTTTATCACTCTCATCAATTTCCCACATAAATGAATTATAATCTTCTGATACCATGTAAATTTTTTCTTTGAAAGGCTCTTTAGGAATTATTTTTTTATAATCCATTTTTTGATTGTCCTCAATAATTACCTTAGGGATTTGAATCAAATAATCAGCTTGGCTTTTTAATAGCATTTCCAATAAAACCTCTCTTTAATTTTTAATTCCATCGAATTCGAGGTTATTAAAATAATAGTTCATTCCCGCCTGTTTTCTAAACCCGTCGAATTCGACTGGATTAAAATCCGGGTTATAAATTCTCTTACTCAAATCCCACTTCCGGCAACTCAGCATTATTCCCACATTCTGGACATATAAAAATATTTGGATCATTCGTTTCAATAAAACGTTTACCAGTATCTTTCATTTTATGATATTCAATATCTTCCTTATTAAAGTAGGTAATCAAAATTCCTTCGAATGTTACATCTTCCATTAAACCACAAAACTTGCATTCCAACAAATCCCTATCATGAGTAAATAATCCTAATTCATCCGCTTGTTTTTTTATTTTTGTTATCTCTTGGGCTAATGATTTTATATCCATAAATATTCCTTTATCGATGAACGGAACGGTTTCAAACCGTTCCCTACATAGATTATCCACTACACTTTGACCTTTTTCAAATTCTCTAGAATCAATTTATTGAGTTTAGATTCTT
This Leptospiraceae bacterium DNA region includes the following protein-coding sequences:
- a CDS encoding DUF1828 domain-containing protein, which codes for MNWMKDLMDEYYTFLKEKTIITQSTTGWVTISTPFLNMFNDSIEIYAKKDNGKILLSDDGNTLKNLDYYGVSFSRSPKRKEFLENILLNYGISIKNQELLVETNELNFPQKKLNLLSAISEANDLFSLSKQTVNSVFKDDVKSFLDEQDLIYTSHFISKGSVGLEFTFDFQIAYRKTEIVIKAFNSVNKMNLPQFLFTWEDIQKVRERLTGKKVIGLAMINDIDKEVSQEYIEALDKKNTLSILWSDRHKPQSIQKLKEAA